The genomic stretch TCGGCGTCGAGTCCTTGGAAGTCTTTCAGGTAAAGCTTGGCGCCGGGCAGCGCCGAGGCGGCGAAGGAGGTGGTCACAGCCACCGCCGGCATGCCGGCCGCCGCCGCCGACTGGATGCCCCAAATCGAATCCTCGAAGACCAGGCATTCGGCCGGCAGGAGGAGGTCGGCGCTGGCCACGCAGTCGCGGTTGAGCAGCCGCATCCCCTTGTCATAGCCTTCGGGATCGGGCTTGCCGTTCTCGATGTCCTCGGCGGCGACGATCGCGCTGAAGGCCTCGGCCACCCCGCCGCGCTTCAGCATCATCTCGATCTCGCGCCGCAGGGCGCCCGAGACGATTCCCAGGTAATGCTTGGCCGACAAGACCTTGATGAAATCAAGGACACCGGGGACGAAGGGCGTGTTGGTTTCCATCTCTGCATCGTAATATTTCGACTTTTTTCCGATCCAAGCCTGGACCTGGGCCTCGTCGGCCGGTTTGCCGGCATCGCGGGCCGCGGCGGCAAAGCAGTCGAAGTCGTCCATCCCCAAATACTTCGCGTAGTAATCTTTTTTGCCCAGCTTGATCCCCGACTCGGCCAGGACCTTCTGGAAGAGCTTGAAATGAACCGGCTCGTCGTCGACGATCACTCCATTGAAATCGAAGAGAATGGCGCGGATCATGGCGTCCCCTGGGGCGAAAGCGCCATCGCTTCCGGCGGCAGCGACTTGAGCGGCACCTCGGCCATGAACCGCTCGACGCTGCGCAAGACGAAGCCTTCGCAGCGCGGGCCGACCTCGCCGATCCGGGTCGCGGTGACGACCGGCTTCAGCCCCATCGAACGGCGGTAGGTGTTGTTGACGTCGACTTGGAAATAGAGCTTATCGCCCTCTTCGCTCCAAAAAGGTTTGTGGAAGTCGAAATACTTGTTCTTGGCCAACCGGCCGTCGAGGCTGCAGAGTGTCGCCTGGTCGACGTCATAAATCCGGAGGACCCGGCGGCCGTTGGCCTCTTCGCTCTCGAAGGCTACCTTCCTTCCATCGTGGGTCCAGTAGGGGGCCAGGGCTTCGGAATCGAAGCTTAAGCTGGCCTCGCTGATTTTCTTGGTCTTGAGGTCGTAAAGCCCGCTCCAATCGCTGGCCACGCCATCGACGCTGAAGGCCAGGACTTGGCCGTCGGGACTTGGCTTGAGGTAAGAGAACTTCTGCCGGCCGAAAAGGATCTTGGGATGAGTCAGGCTCTGGGTCGGAAGGTCGGCGACGCTGAGCAATACCGTCGAAGCGAAGGGGATCTCGGTGCGGCGGATCAGGGTCGGGTCGCTCGGATCGATGAAGATCGCGGCTTCATCGGCGCCGGCCGCGCTCAGGCCAAGGAAAAAAGCTCCAAGGACCGAAAGGATCTTGTGGGAAACACGCATCTGGATCGTACTCCGCCAATTCCGCGAATTAAATTATCCCTGCCCATTCCCCAGAAGAAGAAAAAAGTGGAGCGGAGGAGGATCGAACTCCCGACCTACGCATTGCGAACGCGTCGCTCTCCCAGCTGAGCTACCGCCCCATTATAATCGCAAACTCTGCGAGTTTGCTGCGCGCGGCCGAGTAAATTCGGCCTTGCTGCTTGTTCCGCGAGCACCATTTGGATTTTGCCATGGAAGGCGCGGACCTAAGCTCGTTAACCAATTTTCAAAAACGCCCCCAGCAAGAATCGAACTTGCGCACATGGCTTCGGAGGCCAATGCTCTATCCACTGAGCTATGGGGGCCGATTCTAATGCCCGGCTTTTAATGAGAATCCCTCAAAACATCAACAGCCAATTCCCCAGCCTCAGATACCATTGCCCGAAACCAGCGGGGGCGAAACCGAATTGGGCTGGGCGGCCATGAATTCCACCGGCTGGCTCTTCACCCGAACGCTGCCATGGACCTTGACCTGGCAGGCCAAGCGGAGCTTGGGGTTGCTGAAGCCCTCGAGCTTCTTCTCTTCCATCGCGGTGCGGGGATTCAGGTCCATCGGCCGGTTGGCGTAAACCTCGACCACGCAGGCGGTGCAGAGCCCCAAACCGTGGCAGTTGAAGATCTTGCGAATTCCCCGGAAGAGGTTCACCCCATTGTCTTGGGCCAATTTCCGGAGGTTTTGCCCGGAATTGACGCTCAAGGTTTTCCCTTCCCGTTCAAAGTAAACCAAGGCCATCGAATTCTCCTCGAGATCTGCTTAAAAAGCCGCCCTTCTATAGAGGCGGCCTGGCATATAGTCAATAATTGTCGGCCTTCGGTCATCCTGAGCGCAGCGAAGGATCTGCGACCCACCAGGGTGCTTTGAAAGGACCAATCCCCTTCGGTCATCCTAGGGTGATTCCGGAGAGACGAAGGAGCTCTTGAGCCCCATAGTTTCTTGGCCAGTCGCAGATCCTTCGCTTCGCTCAGGATGACCCGGCAAGCCTACGCCTCGTCCAGCTTGAACAGCTTCCGAACCAAGGCGCTGTAATCCGGCTGATCCTCCTCCGACTTCCCCTCCTTCAGGGCGATCATCGGGTCGTGCAGGATTTTGTTGACGATGGCGTAGGCCATGGCCTGGACCGCCTCCCGCCCCTCGGCGTCGAGCTGGGGCAAACGCTGGAAAGTCTTGTCGAGCTCCCGGCGGCAAATGCCGTCGAATTTCCGGGAAAGCGAAGAGAGCGTCGGAGCGACTTCGAGGGTCCGCAGGACCTTGGCGAAGTCCTCGACCTCGGCCTCGAGCAGGACTTCGGCCCGCTCGGCCTCCTTGATCCGCTCGCCCTTGTTGGCCTCCACCACCTGGCCCAGGTCGTCGATGTCGTAAAGGTAGACGTTGGGCAGGTCGTTGACCTCGGGCGAGACGTTGCGCGGAACCGCGATGTCGATGAAGAACATCGGGCGATTCTTCCTTTGCTTGATGGCCTCCTGCACCTGGGCCGGCACAACGATATACTGCTCGGCCGCCGTCGAGGTGACCACGACGTCGGCGTCGGCCAGCCACCGGTCGTATTTCTCAAAGGGAATGGTCTCGCCGCCGACTTGGCGGGCGATCTCTTCGGCCCGCTCCGGGGTCCGGTTGGCGAGATAGAGCTGGGCGATCCCGGCCGCTTTGAGGTGACGGATGGCGAGCAAGCTCATCTTGCCGGCACCCAGGACCAGGGCGTTCTTGCCCTTCAAATCGCCGAAGATCTGCTTGGCCAGGACGATGGCGGCGTAGCTGACCGAAACCGGATGGGAGGCGATCGAGGTTTCGGTTCGCAGCTTCTTGGCCACGTTGAAAGCCCGGTGGAAAAATTTATTGAGCACCGGCCCGGTGGTGCCGGCCTCGCCAGCCAGGCGGTAGGCTTCCTTCATCTGACCCAGGATCTGAGGCTCGCCGACGACCATCGAGTCGAGGCTGGAGCAGACCCGGAAGCCGTGACGGAGGGCGCTTTGGCCTTCGTAAGAATAGAGGTGGGCTTCGAGCGTCGCTTCCGAAACGCCCTGGAACTCCGCCAAAAATCGAGCGATCTGGCGGCGGGCCTGCTCGGGGTGGCGCGAGACGCCGTAGACCTCGACCCGGTTGCAGGTCGAAACCAGGGCCAGCTCGCCGGCATGGGGCAAAGCCGCAGCCCGGGTCAGGAAGTCCCCGACCTTGGCATCGGAAACCGCGAAGCGCTCCCGAACGGCGATTGGCGCCGATTTGTGGTTCAGACCTAGGACCCAAAGCTGCATCAGTTGTGTTTCACTCCCAAAAAGGTGAACAGGATCACCGCAAACCCGATCAAAGAAAGCAAAACGCCCTTCCGGCCCCGCCATCCCGCGGCGAAGCGGGCCTGCAGGAAGAAAGCGTAAATCAGCCACGCGCAAATCGCCCAAAGCTGCCGGGCGTCCTCAAAGAAATAGACGCCGGTGACGGTCTTGGCCCAGATGGCCCCGGTGACGATGCCCCCGCTTAGCAGAGCGAAGCCGACGGTCAAGGCCTTGGCGTGGGTTTGCTCGACCGTCTCCAAGCTCGGCAGCCTCAAAAATAGTTTGGGCGACACTTTATACTTTAACTGGAACTCCTCAATAATAAATATAATTCCCAAAACAAAGCTGATGGAAAAGACCGCCAGGGCGAGAAAACTAAAGATGATGTGAACGCTGGCCCAAGGGCTGTGCATCAGGGCTGAGCCGGCCCGATAGTCTTCCCGCGAAAACCACGCTAGCAGGTAAAATACCGAAATGAGTGGGAGAATGAAAGCCCCCACGATGGAGAAACGGTAGCGCAAATTGAGCAAGAGGAAGGTCGTAGCCGCCACCCAGGCGGTGAAGAGATAGCTCGTCACGCTGCCAGTCAGGAAGGGATAGCCCGAGTCGACGAAGCGCAGGACCAACAAGACGGTTTGAATCAACCAACCCAAGACGGTCAGGCGCAGGGCGTTTTGCCCCAGACTGTCTTTGTCGAAGATCAGTTGCAGCAAGTACAGGATCCCGGCGGTGAGATAGGCGCCAAAGCTGATGTACAAAAGATAGGGGTTCATGGGCGGAGCCTTCGTAGCATCTTTGGCGACCCGGGTCAAAACCGGGAGCGGTGAATTCGGTTTCGCTTGGCCGCTTTCAGCCAAGCCGGCAAATCGACTTTCAAGCGGGAGCCGACCTTCAGGCGGCGAATCTTTTCCCAGACCGGCTCCCATTCCCGGCCGAAGATCCGCCCCAAGCGCCGCTTGAGCCAGGCGCTCAACTCCTCGTCACAGGGATGGGGACGCAGGCCGCCGGGCAAGCCAAAGTGAAGCAGGAGCCCACCGCGGCGCAGGCTGGGCGGCATCCAAGCATTTCCCGGATATTTATCTTCGGCCGAGATCACCCAACTCGGCTTGGCCCGAGCCATTCGCACGACCCGCCGGTTCAAGGCCGAATCGTCCGAGGCCGCCACCACCAAGGGAAGCCCCGCGAGATCGGCGGCGCGAAAGGGTCGCCGAACCCAGGTCAAGTGCTTGGCCTTGGCTAGATCCCGTAGCTCGAAGCTCAGCTCGGGGGCGAAGACCTTCGGCTTGGCGCCGGCCTCGCTGAGAAGATACACCCAGCGGACGGCCCGGGGCCCGCCCCCGATCACCAATGCCGGCAGGCCTCTCAAATCGACATGCAAGGGCAGGATCATCGGAGTGCCGTAACAAAAATGGCCGCCCAAGCGAAGGTGAAAAATCTTGCAACCTTCGGTTTGTTCGGTCGATTAAACCCCAATCGGCTCGGAGAATTGGAACCCTTCATGACCCCAATCCGGCCTTTGTCTGCCACAGCGCCCGCGGCCCCCGCGCAACCGTCCGCGACTCCGCCGCAGGAAGATTCCCCTAGCCCCTGGCCCAAGAGAGCCGAATCCCCCGGCCGATGGCAATTTCAGGCGGCCCCGCTGGTCGGCGCCGCTTTGGAAAGGGAAACCAAGGCCCCCGACCTGGCCGGAACTTACTCGGCCGGAGCTGGCTTTGGAGTCCGTTACTTTAGCCCGAAATATCTGGGACCTCTCGGTTTCGGCCTTAGCGGACAATATTGGTGGGTGGGGCGAAGCGATGGCGAAGACGGTGAAAACCTGGCCTTCTCTCCTACCGTCGGTGTGAGGCCGGTGGATCCCGAAATCCCCTTCGACGTATCGGCAGGTCCCCTCCTGGGCTTCACCGAGCCCTTGCCGAGCTCCGGCGAAGTGAAATTCACTACCGGAGCGAGCGTTGCTTTGAACATCGGCGCTCCCTCACGCATCTCGCCAAAGGACTTTAATTTCAGCCTCGACGTTCTCAACCTCACAGCTTCTTTCTTGGCAAGACCCTTCGACGAGGCCAACCGCTTTGGCGGCACCTGCTTGCTCGGAATCAATCCGCTCGGGCTCGTTAACGGCATAAGCTGGCTCTTTTGGTCAGACTCCTAAGCCGTCTTACCCAGAGAGACCCGGGGATCGAGCTTGGCGTAGAGGAAGTCGGTGAGCATGTTCACCAAGATGAAGGTGAAGGCGATGGTCAGGACGCAGCCCTGGACCACCGGGTAGTCGCGGCGCTCGATGGCGCCGAGCAGGAGGCTGCCAATGCCCGGCCAATTGAAGATCTTCTCGGTGACGACGGTCCCGGCGAGCAAGGCGCCGAATTGGAGCCCGACGATGGTCACGACCGGAATTAACGCCGAGCGGAAGGCATGCTTGAGCAGGACGGTCCGCTCGCTCAAGCCCTTGGCCCGGGCGGTGCGGACATAGTCGGCCCGCATCACGTCGAGCATCGAGGCCCGGGTCATCCGCGAGAGAATCGCCGCCAAGGCCGTGCCCAAGGTGAAGGCCGGCAAAAGCACCGCCTTGAAACCCTCGTCGCCCGAGACCGGAAACCAACCTAACTTGATCGAGAAAGCCAAGATCAGCAGCGGCCCCAGGTAAAAATGGGGGACTGAGATCCCGAGCAAGGCGAAGAACATCGCCGAATTGTCGACCGCCCCGTCTTTCCGAATCGCAGAGATCAGGCCCAGCGGAAGCGCCAGGCTCACCGAGATCAGCATCGCGAACAAGGCCAGCTTGAGCGTCGCCGGAAATTTCTCCCGGATCAGCTGGGCCACCGGCTTGTGATCGTAAAGCGACTCGCCGAGGTCGCCGTGAAGCAAGTCGTTGATGAAATAGCTGTGCTGAACCCAGAGCGGCTTGTCGAGCTTCAGCTCCTTGGTCAGCCGGGCCCGGTCGGCCGCCATCGCCCGCTCGCCGACGATGAAGTCGACCGGATCGCCGGGGATCAGGTGGATCAGGAAAAAGACCAGCGTCACCACCGCGTAGAGCGTGGGGATAAGGAAGAGCAGGCGGCGAAAGATATAGTTGAGCATATTCTTACTCCCTCCCCTTTGTAAGGGGAGGGTTGGGGAGGAGTAGAGCTTAGGCGTCATGCCAAAAATTTTGCAAAACGCCAGCTCTCTACCTCCCCCCTCCTTACAAAGGAGGGGGGGAGAGGGCAGCCTTTTCGCCCTCGATGTTTTGCAGCGACGTCCGCACCAAGCCCTCCAGCGAGGCATCGGGCCGCAATTGATAGCCCCGCACCTCCGGCCGCATGAAGACGACGTTATCCTCATACCACAGGCTGACGTAGGGCAGGTCGTGGGAAATGATCTTTTGCACCTGGTTGTAGACGTTTTTGCGGACCGAGCTCACCGTCTCCCGGCGCCCCTCCTCCACCAAGCGGTCGACCTCGGGATTGGAGTAATAGCCGCGATTGGCCCCATTCGGCGGGACCTGAGAGGAGTGGAAGGCATAATAATAAATGTCGGGCTCGGTCACCCCGACCCAGGTCGAGCTGTACATCTGAAAATTTCCGGTCTTGATGTCGCGGTAGAAGGTCCCCCACTCATAAGGCCGAATCTGCAAATCGATCCCCACTTGCTTGAGTTGGTCGGCGATGGCCCGGGCCATGGCCACCCGGTCGCGCTTGTTCGAGGTTTTGAGGCTCAAGGTCAGCCGGGGCAAGGGCCCCTTCCCGTCAGGGTCCTTGAAGCCGGCTTCGTCGAGCAAGAGCTTGGCCCCGTCGGGATCGTAGGGGTACTGGCTGACATTGCCCTCATAAAACCAGTTGGAGGGAGCGAGGATGCCGGTCGCCTTGCGGGCGAAACCTTTCAAGCGAAACTCGATCAGCTTGTCGCGGTCGATGGCCCGGGCGATGGCTTCGCGAACCCGCCGATCCTGGAGGCTCGGATCCCGGAGATTGAAGGCCAGATAGGCATAGTTGATGCCGACATCGCTTTCCATCGCCAGCTTGGCCTTTTCCCGCATCCATTGGGCCATGATCAGGGGAACCGCGTTCTGCACCAAATCGACCTCGCCCCGCAGCAATTGCAAGACCCGGGTGGTGTCGTCGCGGATGGTCTTGAAGACCAAGCCCGGCAAGACCGGCGGGCCGTCGAAATACTCGGCGTTGGCTTTCAAGCGGATCCACTGATCGCTACGGTAGCCGTCCCAACGGAAGGGCCCGGTGCCCACCGGCCGCAACGCGAAGCGGACCGGACTTTCCTCGTCGACCCCATAAGGCACGATGCCGGCGGTCAAGGCGGTGAGGAAGGGCGCGAAGGGCTCGGCCATCTCGATCTCGAGGCTGAGGTCGTCGATCGGCTCGATCTCGGTGATCTTCTTGAAGGTCTCGTAAAGCGGCGAGCGCTTCTTCGGGTCCATCAAGGTCTTGTAGGTGTAAAGGACGTCGCGGGTCGTCAGCGGCCGGCCGTCATGGAAAGTGATGCCCGGCCTCAGCTTGAGCCGGATCCGGGTCGAGGAGCGATACTCGTAGCGCTCGGCCAAGTCCGGGACCAAGCGGAGCTCGTCGTCGTATTTGAGCAGACCGTTGAACAGAAGCTGTTGGAGCTTGCTCGAGTAGGCATCGTTGGGAAAACGCGGATCGAGGTTGGAGGGAAAACTTTCGATGGCGACCGAAAATTCGCGCGGCCCCTCTTGACGGGCGCAAGCCGCTAGGAGAAAGAAGATTATAATGAAGCCGATCCGAATCGCTTTTCTTTTCATCTTCGCGCTCACTCTTAGCAAAGTCGCCATAGCCTCACAAGCGGAGCTGGGATCGGCCATCGAAAAACTGATGGCCGGCGTCGCCGACGACGTTCAAGTCGGAATCATCGTCGAGGAAGCCAGCACCGGCAAAGTCATCTATGCCCGGGGCGCCGACCTCCCCCTGAATCCCGCCAGCAATACCAAGGTGCTTTCAACCCTGGCGGCCCTTTCCAGCCTCGGTCCCGACTACGCCTTCAAAACCCAGCTGGTCGGCCTCGAAGCCGGCAAGAAGGACAAGGGCCGCCTGCGCCATCTGGCTCTCAAAGGCCACGGCGACCCCCTGCTCGATAGCGCCGCTCTCGATTCCATGGCCGCCCGGCTCAAGGAAAAGGGCGTCCGCGTGGTCGAGGTCTTAAGCGTCGACGGTAGCCACTTCGACGATGGCGACTTCCCGGGTCAATTCCAAGGCCGGCAACGCGACGCCAGCTTCAATTGCAGCGTCGGAGCCCTGTCGATCGACCACAATCTCTTATTCCTGAACGTCAGTCCCGGCGAAACGGTCGGCAGCCCCGCCAAAATCGAGATCGACCCTCCCCTGCCCGGCTTTCCCATCGAAGGCGAGGTCCTGACCCAGCGGCGGAAGGGCCGGATCATCGTCAAAAATAAGGCCGCCGACGGTGACGAGCTGGGTGTCCAAATCTCCGGCGGCATCGCCCTCAAGTCCGAGCCCCTGCGCTATCGGATCTCGATCCACCAGCCCTTGACTCTCGCCGCGTTGCGGCTGCGCGAGTCGCTCAAGGCCCAAGGCATTCTCCTGCCGGATAAGACCGAATTCGGTCCGGCTCCTGCAAAAAGCAAGGTCCTGGTCGAGCACCGCAGCCTGCCCCTCAGCCTCATCCTCCAGGAGATCAACAAGCGCTCCGACAACTTCATGGCCGAGCAGCTGACCAAGGCGCTCGGCGCCGAGGCCGAAGGAGCTCCCGGGACGACGGCCAAGGGCGTCAATGCCATCCTGAAGAAGCTCAAGGAGCTGGGGGTCGCCACCTCCGAAGTCGAGATCGAGAACGGCTCCGGCCTCTCCAAGGTCAACCGCTTCAGCGCCAAAACCCTGGCTCAGGCCTTGCAAGCCGCTTACGCCGATCCGGCTCTGCGCCAAAACTTCCTTTCCTCTTTGAGCGTGCTTGGAGTGGATGGTACACTGAGACGGAAGTTCCGGCGGAGCGATATCGCCGGCCGATTTTTTGGAAAGACCGGGACCTTGAACGGCGTCAGCTCGCTGTCGGGATATGCGTTTCCCAAAAACTCCGATTCGGAGGCTTTCGTTTACGCCTTTATCGTGAACGGCAAGGGGAAGAATTTTTGGAAAGAGAAGCAAAGGGGCCAAGCGATCCTCGAAACCTTGTTGAATTGGTAGTCCATTCGTCATGAACCTGGCACCCCACAAGGCACTTCTCATTCAAGGCGGAAAAGCGCTGGTGGTCTTGACCCTGCTCGGGGTCCCGCTGATCTGGCCCTCGGCCAAGCCAAAAGCCCCGCCGCCGCCCCCGCCCACTCCGGCCCCGGCCTCGCCCTACATCGCTCCACCGCTGGTTCCCGAACCGATCGCCGAAGTCGCTCCGACCAAGAAGGAAAAGAAAAAGGCGAAAAAAGCCAAAAAAGAGGACAAGGGACCGGCCAACCAGCTGACCAACGAGGCCGGCCGCAAGCTGGTCCATTACGACTTCCCGGTTCCACCGGAGATCAAATCGGCGGTCGATTTCTGGAAACTGGTTTATTCCAAATACGACCGGCGTTACGAGATCTTCCACGATACCCGGGACTTGAGCCGGATCTACTCGGTCCTCGATTTCAGCGATATCTACATTTCCAGCTTGAGCGACAGCGAGCGCCGGGTCCTGCGCAAGGAGCGAATCCGCGACGAGAAGGAACGGATCCGGGCCATCCTCCTGCGCTTGGCCGCCGCCGATTACACCCTGGGCCAGCTCGACCGCGAGGAGCGGCGAATCTACGACCTCTTCAAGAGCGACCCCGATCCCGACAAATTTTACGCCGCCACCGAGGACGGACGTTTGCGCAGTCAAACCGGAATCCAGGACAAGTTCCTCACCGGCCTCGCGGCTTCGGGCGAATACATGGAAGAGATCGAGGATATCTTCAGCAGCTACGGGGTGCCGGTGGAAATTACCCGGCTGGTCTTCGTCGAATCGATGTTCAACACCAAGGCCCGAAGCAAAGTCGGTGCCAGCGGCATCTGGCAATTCATGCCCGGAACCGGCCGGCTTTACATGAGCATCGACGGCGTGGCCGACGAGCGCAACGACCCGATCCTCGCCAGCCACGCCGCCGCCAAGCTGCTCCGCGACAATTACCAAGCTCTGGGCACTTGGCCGCTGGCGATCAACGCTTACAACTCGGGCCGCGCCACCCTGAGCCGCGCGGTCGACAGCCTCGGCACCAGCGACATCGCCACGATCATCCTCAACTATTCGGGCGGAGTCTATGGCTTCGCCTCGCGAAATTTCTACCCCTGCTTCCTCGCCGCCCTCGAGCTCGCCAACCAACACCCCCAGCATTTCGGCAAGCTCAAGATCAAGCCGCGGCTCCGTTATGAATATTATTATTTGCAGAACCCGACGCGCTTTCCCGACTTGGTCGCCGCCGCCGGCGCTTCCTACGCCGAGATCTCCCGCTTGAATCCCCATTTCAGCGAGGCGATACTCGACGGTGTCCGAAAGATCCCCGCGGGCTACAACCTTCGAGTTCCAAGGGGAGCCGAAACCCGTTTCGCCCAGGCCGAAAAAGACATTCTGATGGGCGGCGGACGGGTGACCTCGGTGGCCGCCGAAGCTCATCCGATCGAGCGCCGCCAAGACTCTGACCTGGGGCCCGAGGAAAGCGGCCTGATCTCCCAGGACAATGCCTTGGATGCGGTGAACCGGTGAAGGAAGCAATCGTTCAACTTTTGGAGCAAAGAAAAAAAGAAATCCTGCCCCCGGGCGATTTCATCCCGGCGGCGGTTTTGGTCCCGCTTTTCCTCGATCGCGGGCGCTGTCACCTGCTCTTTACCCAACGAAGCATGGAGGTCCGGGATCACAAGGGGCAGATTTCTTTTCCGGGCGGCCGCCGGGAAGATTCCGACCCCGACCTCCTTTACACCGCGCTTCGCGAAACCGAGGAGGAGCTCGGCATTGTTCCGCGGGAAGTCGAAGTCTTGGGCGAGCTCGGCCAGCTGATCACCCCGACCGGCTATCACATCACGCCCTACGTCGGCATCATTCCCCATCCCTACGTTTATCAATTGAACCCGACCGAGATCGCCGGGATCATCGAAGTCCCCTTGGACCACCTGCTGGAGCCGCAAAATCTTCGGCTGGAACGGGGTGAATTCTTCAACAGTCTGACCGAAATGCCCTATTTTCAGTTC from bacterium encodes the following:
- a CDS encoding HAD family phosphatase, yielding MIRAILFDFNGVIVDDEPVHFKLFQKVLAESGIKLGKKDYYAKYLGMDDFDCFAAAARDAGKPADEAQVQAWIGKKSKYYDAEMETNTPFVPGVLDFIKVLSAKHYLGIVSGALRREIEMMLKRGGVAEAFSAIVAAEDIENGKPDPEGYDKGMRLLNRDCVASADLLLPAECLVFEDSIWGIQSAAAAGMPAVAVTTSFAASALPGAKLYLKDFQGLDAEELLKKVG
- a CDS encoding CoA pyrophosphatase, whose translation is MKEAIVQLLEQRKKEILPPGDFIPAAVLVPLFLDRGRCHLLFTQRSMEVRDHKGQISFPGGRREDSDPDLLYTALRETEEELGIVPREVEVLGELGQLITPTGYHITPYVGIIPHPYVYQLNPTEIAGIIEVPLDHLLEPQNLRLERGEFFNSLTEMPYFQFKQHVIWGATGRITRELTQLILENRQRKREL
- the dacB gene encoding D-alanyl-D-alanine carboxypeptidase/D-alanyl-D-alanine-endopeptidase, producing MKPIRIAFLFIFALTLSKVAIASQAELGSAIEKLMAGVADDVQVGIIVEEASTGKVIYARGADLPLNPASNTKVLSTLAALSSLGPDYAFKTQLVGLEAGKKDKGRLRHLALKGHGDPLLDSAALDSMAARLKEKGVRVVEVLSVDGSHFDDGDFPGQFQGRQRDASFNCSVGALSIDHNLLFLNVSPGETVGSPAKIEIDPPLPGFPIEGEVLTQRRKGRIIVKNKAADGDELGVQISGGIALKSEPLRYRISIHQPLTLAALRLRESLKAQGILLPDKTEFGPAPAKSKVLVEHRSLPLSLILQEINKRSDNFMAEQLTKALGAEAEGAPGTTAKGVNAILKKLKELGVATSEVEIENGSGLSKVNRFSAKTLAQALQAAYADPALRQNFLSSLSVLGVDGTLRRKFRRSDIAGRFFGKTGTLNGVSSLSGYAFPKNSDSEAFVYAFIVNGKGKNFWKEKQRGQAILETLLNW
- the hemA gene encoding glutamyl-tRNA reductase, producing the protein MQLWVLGLNHKSAPIAVRERFAVSDAKVGDFLTRAAALPHAGELALVSTCNRVEVYGVSRHPEQARRQIARFLAEFQGVSEATLEAHLYSYEGQSALRHGFRVCSSLDSMVVGEPQILGQMKEAYRLAGEAGTTGPVLNKFFHRAFNVAKKLRTETSIASHPVSVSYAAIVLAKQIFGDLKGKNALVLGAGKMSLLAIRHLKAAGIAQLYLANRTPERAEEIARQVGGETIPFEKYDRWLADADVVVTSTAAEQYIVVPAQVQEAIKQRKNRPMFFIDIAVPRNVSPEVNDLPNVYLYDIDDLGQVVEANKGERIKEAERAEVLLEAEVEDFAKVLRTLEVAPTLSSLSRKFDGICRRELDKTFQRLPQLDAEGREAVQAMAYAIVNKILHDPMIALKEGKSEEDQPDYSALVRKLFKLDEA
- a CDS encoding ABC transporter substrate-binding protein translates to MKRKAIRIGFIIIFFLLAACARQEGPREFSVAIESFPSNLDPRFPNDAYSSKLQQLLFNGLLKYDDELRLVPDLAERYEYRSSTRIRLKLRPGITFHDGRPLTTRDVLYTYKTLMDPKKRSPLYETFKKITEIEPIDDLSLEIEMAEPFAPFLTALTAGIVPYGVDEESPVRFALRPVGTGPFRWDGYRSDQWIRLKANAEYFDGPPVLPGLVFKTIRDDTTRVLQLLRGEVDLVQNAVPLIMAQWMREKAKLAMESDVGINYAYLAFNLRDPSLQDRRVREAIARAIDRDKLIEFRLKGFARKATGILAPSNWFYEGNVSQYPYDPDGAKLLLDEAGFKDPDGKGPLPRLTLSLKTSNKRDRVAMARAIADQLKQVGIDLQIRPYEWGTFYRDIKTGNFQMYSSTWVGVTEPDIYYYAFHSSQVPPNGANRGYYSNPEVDRLVEEGRRETVSSVRKNVYNQVQKIISHDLPYVSLWYEDNVVFMRPEVRGYQLRPDASLEGLVRTSLQNIEGEKAALSPPPL
- a CDS encoding 2Fe-2S iron-sulfur cluster-binding protein, whose product is MALVYFEREGKTLSVNSGQNLRKLAQDNGVNLFRGIRKIFNCHGLGLCTACVVEVYANRPMDLNPRTAMEEKKLEGFSNPKLRLACQVKVHGSVRVKSQPVEFMAAQPNSVSPPLVSGNGI
- the nikB gene encoding nickel ABC transporter permease encodes the protein MLNYIFRRLLFLIPTLYAVVTLVFFLIHLIPGDPVDFIVGERAMAADRARLTKELKLDKPLWVQHSYFINDLLHGDLGESLYDHKPVAQLIREKFPATLKLALFAMLISVSLALPLGLISAIRKDGAVDNSAMFFALLGISVPHFYLGPLLILAFSIKLGWFPVSGDEGFKAVLLPAFTLGTALAAILSRMTRASMLDVMRADYVRTARAKGLSERTVLLKHAFRSALIPVVTIVGLQFGALLAGTVVTEKIFNWPGIGSLLLGAIERRDYPVVQGCVLTIAFTFILVNMLTDFLYAKLDPRVSLGKTA
- a CDS encoding lytic transglycosylase domain-containing protein, which codes for MNLAPHKALLIQGGKALVVLTLLGVPLIWPSAKPKAPPPPPPTPAPASPYIAPPLVPEPIAEVAPTKKEKKKAKKAKKEDKGPANQLTNEAGRKLVHYDFPVPPEIKSAVDFWKLVYSKYDRRYEIFHDTRDLSRIYSVLDFSDIYISSLSDSERRVLRKERIRDEKERIRAILLRLAAADYTLGQLDREERRIYDLFKSDPDPDKFYAATEDGRLRSQTGIQDKFLTGLAASGEYMEEIEDIFSSYGVPVEITRLVFVESMFNTKARSKVGASGIWQFMPGTGRLYMSIDGVADERNDPILASHAAAKLLRDNYQALGTWPLAINAYNSGRATLSRAVDSLGTSDIATIILNYSGGVYGFASRNFYPCFLAALELANQHPQHFGKLKIKPRLRYEYYYLQNPTRFPDLVAAAGASYAEISRLNPHFSEAILDGVRKIPAGYNLRVPRGAETRFAQAEKDILMGGGRVTSVAAEAHPIERRQDSDLGPEESGLISQDNALDAVNR
- the ccsA gene encoding cytochrome c biogenesis protein CcsA; amino-acid sequence: MNPYLLYISFGAYLTAGILYLLQLIFDKDSLGQNALRLTVLGWLIQTVLLVLRFVDSGYPFLTGSVTSYLFTAWVAATTFLLLNLRYRFSIVGAFILPLISVFYLLAWFSREDYRAGSALMHSPWASVHIIFSFLALAVFSISFVLGIIFIIEEFQLKYKVSPKLFLRLPSLETVEQTHAKALTVGFALLSGGIVTGAIWAKTVTGVYFFEDARQLWAICAWLIYAFFLQARFAAGWRGRKGVLLSLIGFAVILFTFLGVKHN
- a CDS encoding NAD(P)-dependent oxidoreductase; this encodes MILPLHVDLRGLPALVIGGGPRAVRWVYLLSEAGAKPKVFAPELSFELRDLAKAKHLTWVRRPFRAADLAGLPLVVAASDDSALNRRVVRMARAKPSWVISAEDKYPGNAWMPPSLRRGGLLLHFGLPGGLRPHPCDEELSAWLKRRLGRIFGREWEPVWEKIRRLKVGSRLKVDLPAWLKAAKRNRIHRSRF